From the Bos javanicus breed banteng chromosome 7, ARS-OSU_banteng_1.0, whole genome shotgun sequence genome, the window CCTGGTTCTCCAGGcccacagccactgaagcccagATCACAGGCTTCGGCCGCCCCAGGTCCCTCCAGCTTTATTGCTCTGCCCCAGCAGGCCTGcttttcatcttttgttttgtGCTTGTAGAGGAAAAGAGCAGTGGGTTCCGGTTGAAGCCGCCGACGCTGATCCACGGCCAGGCCCCCAGTGCAGGTGGGTGTCTGCTGTCGAGGAGGCGAGCGGGGCAGCAGCCTCCCAAGTGCCGGTGCACGCTGGGCTCCCTCTCCGGACACTTGAGCACCGAGAGTGCCCTCAGATCAGGAGGTGCTCCATCCAATGAGCCCGCtgcccagaggaggaggaggcggggaAGGATTAGGCTCGGCTCGGGGTGGGGCATTCAGGCTCTGTGCACGGCAGTCCTCGGTCATTGGACTATCTCCCCAGAGCATTCTGGCCACAGCGTTAACCTAGAGTAGCAAAGTGGCCATGAGTGAGCAGGGCCCAGGCTCACTCATGTGGGTAGCCCGTCCAGGGCCGGGGACGTTCTCCTGGTCCTTGCCCCATGTTTGGCAGAGGGATCTTCTCAACGTGGCATTTTGAGAAGCACATGTAAGGAGTACCTTTACGTGACCTCTTGTGGAGTCCTAAACTCTGAGAGGTCAACCATGGCTTCACTGCTTTCCCCTCACCGTCTGCCCTTGACCCGCAAGACCAGCTGTCCTTTGGTTCCCCTGTAGTGTTAACCATACTCCCTGGATTAATCTACAGGCAAGATCTGTTTCACGGAGTGTTTTATTGAACCGCGTATAAAAAGAACAATGGCTGGAATGTGTGTGCCTAACTGTAAAGAAAATagcttgaattttctttctttactgtacTTCCTGTAAAGCCCAGCCTAGGAGGGACGTCgcgtgggggcagggggcacttCTATAACTGCCTGagcgtgggggcggggggcacttCTGCCCATGGGGTCGGAGGGACCAGGGCAAGCCAGCCTATGTCACCAGGTCTGCCGAGCCAAAAGCCCAAGGAGCAGCAGCGCAGTGTGCTTCGCCCGGCGGTATTGCAGGCCCCGCAGCCAAAGGCGCTCTCACAGACAGGTGAGTCACAGCCCCCAGGCCAAACTCGCACAGGAGGGCAGTCACTGTCCCTTGCTGCCGCGCCGAGGCTCCCAAGAGCTGGGTCCCACCCCGGGCACGCAGCTCAGGACTGGAGGGGTGACCGATTAGAGGTCTTCTCACCTCACTCCCCACCTCGAGATGTGACTCCTAAACCGTGTTTCCGTTACATCCACATACCCGGTGTGGTTTGAAGTTGATCTGTAATTTTTTAATCATGATAGGCTTTTCTTCTTAATCTTTCCCTGCAATTTAAGAACTCCTCATCGGGAGCAATGCCACAACCCACCTGGGAGAAGCAGTTGGTATTTATGAAGCATTTTAATTACATGGAAAACTGTTTGGTCTAACACTGAACAAAGCCAGATTTGAAGTTGTGCAAGTCACATGGTTGCAGCtatttaaaagggaaaagtgaaatgttagtcactcggttgtctgactcttaggaccccatggactgtagcccgccaggcgcctttgttcatgagattctctagccaagaatactagagtgggttgccatgccctcttccagggggtcttcccaacccagggatcagacccacgtgtcctgcattgcaggtagattctttactgtctgagccgccagggagaGGAGTGCATAGAAAAAAGACTTCATTAGTAAAActagttttataaaatttataattattctcCAAATACATTCTCTGTTTTCCTCCGTAGTGGTAGTATGtctaaataaactgaaaattcaCAGGGTTCTTCATAGAATTACAATAATAGATTCTCAGTTTTGTGAGGTTTTCGTTTGGTATTTGGGTTTTTCTAACCTAAGAATTTCATTTTCAGTATTGATTCcatatcatttttctttaagcatgttatcttttcagttttcttgctgcactctgtagcatgtgggatctgagttccccaactgggaatcaaacctgggccccgtACAATAGAAGCACAgggtcctaaccgctggaccccCAAGGAAGTTACAGAtcctctcctttaaaaaaaagaccctCCACTGTTGGGCCCCAGTGGTGGGCAGGGGCAGTAGAGGTGGTCCAACCTCTGAGACGCCCTCCGTCTTTTTTTCCCACAGTCCCGAGTAGCGGCACCAACGGGGTCAGCATCCCAGCAGACTGCACGGGGGCAGCAACATCAGCCTTACCTGACAACCCAGCCCAGAGAAGTCCATCTGATGAGACGCCAGCACTTGAGGTCTGTCCTCGACGGGGCAGGGAGCGTGCCACATGTGAGGCCTCTCGGGGTATAGCTGAGCACGTGGGCTCTAAGCCACTTTGGGCCGTGTCTGAGCTGGCCTGTATTCAGGCTGCCTGATTTGCCCAGAGGGATCCTTGGGTAACCCCAGCTGACTGGCCAAGTCGCCAGGCTGCCAGGACCCCATGCTTGGTTCTGAGGGAAATGGACCACGAGCAGGGCTGTGCTGCTAAGGGGGCCTGCGGCCCTCCACAGAAAGCTGTCTCCTCACCCTCTCACACAGCCAAGCAGCTCCTAGGGATTCGTACACACGCTCTGCTTCTGGTGGCAGAAGTGTGCCTGGGTGTTGGCTCAGAAATcgttttttagaaaagaagacgAGTTCTGGGATTCTATAGGCCAGATGTATTTCCCGGTAGCATTGCACAGCATCTGGAAAATACAGGACATTTAACAAAGAGCCTGCATTTGTGGTTGGCAAGTCGGACCTGAAACTCGAGCTGCAGTCACACATAACCCGAGGATCCACGTGCAGAGACCACTTGCACCCATGTGTTTATTTCCACTCCATCCATTTGGGCAGATACAATGCTGCCTGGGCTTCTCCACCTCCCCGCCCACGCCCCCTACCCCCACCGGATGTTGAGGCTCAAATGGGGAAAATGAGCATGTGCAATTCAGTCTTCATACGTCCCTGAGCCCCCCACCCTCCAACCACAGTTGGCAGAATTGGAAGAGGAATCGTTCCCATAGCCTACAGCTTCTCAGAAACTGGTGGCCAGGGTCTCCAGGGCAGTGAGCTTGAGGAAGACCCAGAAGTGACCCCAGCCCACCCATCCTACTCCCCACCATGCTTCACCAGCATCCCCAGTGACAAGGGCACTGCCCAGAGCTTGCCCCATCCTAGGTGGTCTCCCCAGCACCCCCCCACCCAAGGGCCTGCACCACAGGATTCATGCTGAGCAGATGCAGGGGCATGAGACAGCTCATCTTGCATCCTAGGGCTCGGGTGTTCCTGCTTCTCAGCTAtcctgtttgcttgttttaaccAGGAGAAGTCCCAGAGAAATGAGTCTAGCAATGCTTCCGAGGAGGAGAACTGTGAGAAGAAAGAGCAGGGGGCCCAGCAGGCATTCGTGTTTGGGCAGAACTTGCGGGACAGAGTGAAGGTAGGTGGTTGGAGAGCCCGGTGAGCTGGGGACTAGTGAAGCAACCTGCCTGTGCCTCTCCCAGCTTCATTTTCCCAGAGATGGGGAGCAGGGCTGTGTCCAGGGTGGTACCATGCTGCACTGCTGGCCGcacgccacccccacccctgatGTGGAGCTCGGCAGGGCTCCCAGCAGCCAGCCCCCTCATGCTCCAGGAACAAGGTCAGGGAGGTGACTGAGCCCTGACAGCTGATGTTTTTACAGCGAAGGAACGAGCAGAATGTTAGTATCTGATGCTTTCAACGTCTCCAGAGACTCTTATCCTTACTGAAGAGTTTCTCAGCACTGGCAGTGTTTAGACTGGATCCTTCTTAGGCTGTTCCCCAGTGCCGCCCTCTGGATGCCTTTCCCTGCCAGTGCTGACCACGGGAAGCATTCCCACTAGTGCTGACCATCCCCCGAGGGCTACATCACCCCCAGTGAAAGCTGCCGCCATTTGTTTTCAAGTAGGACAGCTGGGACATCACTTTGTTCTCTCCCCAGAAGGCAGCAGGCTCTGCCCCTCCTGGCTGCCCCCAGCTGTGTTGGTCTGCTCTGGGGGCTTTGAGTCGGGGGTGGGGAGCTTGTGGCCATGGCAGGGACTCTCAGTTGGGGACCGCGCTCTCTGGTCCTCTGGGAGACCTGTCCCAGCCCTGGGTGCAGAAGGTCCCTCTGCACCATGGACATCAGCTCATCTGGCAGGAGCTCCTGGAGGCTGGGTCTGGGGACACCAGTCAttgtcacaactggagagtagatGCCACTGATGCTAAGTAGgtggaggccagagatgctgacCAACACACTGCAGTGCCCAGGAGGCCCCTCCCCACTCGGAACCATCTAGGTGCGGGGTCAGTGATGTGGAGGGTGGGGAGCCCTGAAATGAGGAGACCAGAGTCTGGGGTGCAGGGAAGGTGTCCAGCCGCACTAGCTGCTTCCTTTGGTGCCCACTGTCCAGCAGAAGCATGGATGCCCCCAGAGACACAGAAGTAGGTGTTGATGTTGCACAGCTTCAGGCAAAATAACGAGTCCTTTGGCAGCTGCTCCCTTCCTGGAGCAGGAAGCAGGAAAAGAGAGACCTGGGCCTTCAGGTCGAGTCTTCCATGCTGCCTTGAGATTGGGGTGGGGCAGCGTCTCATGGAGGCCCCTGGGTCTCAGGGCCACATCCCAGCTTCTGCATGGGGAGTGACTTGAGGTGTGGTTTcttaacccctctgagcctctgcttcctctttCAGAACATGGTCGCTAACACCCACCTCACAGTGTTCCCAGGAGAATTGCATTGGAGAATGTGTTTAACCAGGGCATCACGACAGTTAGCTTAAAAGAAGCCTCGAGAAATGAGGCTTCTGTTTATGATGAAccctttaaaatatgaaatttgtaCATGATCTATGATCTCTTGGTACAGAAGCATTGGTGGAAAATGCCAACAGGTTGCCAGCctgagttttttttaaacagaggagAAAAGGCTGCCCAGCACCTCATGGGCTGTTTTTACATCTTAACTGTAACCCCCAGGACGCATGCATGTAGATGGAGCTGTGTGTCACACAGGGCATGTACAGATGGGCTGAGCTGCTGAGGCCCTGAACATGCCATCCCCTGAGCAGTGTTTCCTCTCATTTCCCAGTTGATCAATGAGAACACTGAAGTGGCAGACATGGAGAACGCCGGACACCCCAGTTCAGAGACGCCAGCTGCGACCAACTACTTCCTTCAGTACATCAGCTCCAGGTGTGCGCCTCGGGCTGGTGCCTAGCCTTGCTCGGGGAAGCCTCTGCCTCAGGGGGCCCACGGTCACCCGCTGTCCCTGGACCAGCCCAGTCCTTCCTCGGGAGGGGGGGGGGCCCAGGCAGCCAAACTGCAGTCACCTCCAGCCCTCCTTCCCTACTTGGTGGAGGTGTGGAGGGTCCAGGATTGGGGGCCAGGGCGGGAGGCACTGCAGTGGACAGTGAGGCAGGACTGCAGTCCTGTGGGGTTGTCCAGCCCATCCTGGGAGTGATCTCTGTCACCAGGTGCTGGATCCGGACTCCCTGTTGGCGCTGCTGGCGGGGGCGTTCACCCGCAGCCAGGCTGCTGGGGTGTCTGGGGAGGAAGGCACACCCTGCCTGGGAGTCGGGCCAGCAGGGCAGGCACCGTGCAGACGCCAGCCTCCAAGAGGCCTGGCGGGAACAGTGACCTGCTGTTCAGCAGCCGGGCCCCCAGTTAGTGGAGCACATCAGTTATTTTAAGACATGTTTTATGCACCTCAGTGTTTCCCACATTGGGAGGCGTGTGCAGCCTATGATGTCTTAATCTGGATGAAGTGTGACGGCCATAGCAGCGGCCATTTGCCGAGAGCTCCCCAAGGGCCATCGTTTGTCACCCCCCCGCAGCCTGGTAGGAGGTGTCACCTCCTTGGTGTGGGGCCGGGGGAAGGGCCCAGAGAGCTGCAGCACGTCTCGGGGGCATGTCTTCGGGGAGTGGGCAGATGGCCCTTGCACTCCGCCTCTCTGTGGTGCCCTCctatgggggtgggggaatgggCGTCCGCTGTGTCACACAGTGACTGAGCAGTTGGTGCCAGGCAACTGGAGCCAAGGCTTCCTGTCTGCCTCCTGGTGGGGCCCAGCCCAGAGCCTGTGGGGGCCTGCCCCTGGCGAGGCAGACCGGCCCACTTGGCCTTGTGGGGCCTCGGCTGCTTTCCACTCCAGCCGTGCACATTGTGTGTGCGGGCGTGCACGCCGCTGGCCCTGTGCCCCTGCTGCCCACACTCACTCAGAGTGCGTCTCCTCTGCAGTTTGGAGAACGCAACCAACAGTGCTGACGCCGCCAGCAGCAAATTCGTGTTTGGCCAGAACATGAGTGAGCGCGTGCTGGTGAGTGACCCGGTGAGGACGATCCTTGGGGCCCAGAGACTTTCAGAGCCACCCGCAGGTCACAGGGGCACGGGGGTGTGCCTGCTGTGTCATGTCCTGTGACATTAGAGTGCTGTCTTTTGCTGAGTAACAGAAAGAAGACCCAACTCAGACTCAGCCTAAACAGCGTGCAGGGGCAGGAGGGACAGACCTGGCGGCCCAGGGAGGCTGTGCAGGAGCCTGGGTTGCGCTTCCTGTCATTACTCATCTCAGGGCAGGGTGGGGACAGCTGTCGGCCAGAGCACTCAGCTGTGTGCTGCTGGGATCACCACAAGCCACCTCTGACGCCAGGGGAGGGTGGCCCCACCTGGACTGTGAGGCCACAGCACGGAGAGGGTGGTAGGGATGGCAACCTCGGACAGGCCCCCACAGTGTCCCCTGCACCCATAACACACAGCACCCTCGGGTCATCTTCTGGCCCAGGATGGGCTTCTAGAATTGTCACCTGcttccttatttttttccttttattccccCAACCATACATTCCCACCCCCGTTGTGTCCATTTGTGAGGGTGGCTCAGGTGCTGTCGGGGGCTCACCTGACTCCTGGCACCTTGGTCTCTGTGTTTATTATGCTGAGGAACTCTCTGCTTCTTTTCTTGAGTATCAGCAGTGTCCTTTTTTGATTACAATGAAGTAGTCAAAGAATTGCCTCACAGACCAAGGTGACCAGGTGGCCTGTGGTCAGTTGGTGGCCCCCGCCTCCGGGTGATGCCACAGAGGCTCCAGAGGCAGTTCACATACAACGTCCAGGATAGGCCTGTGTCTAGGGTGTCGTCTGAGGATGCTCGGTGAGCGCTGAGTGGAGAGGGACTGGGTCTGGGCAGGTCCCCAGGCTCCAAGAGGGAAGCTGGCCGAGAGAAACCCTCTGCCCAGAAGAGAACGTGCCGAGAGCCACCTCCCAGCAGAGGGGCCTCCTGTCCGCAGCAGTCAGCCCACTGGGACCACCTCCCCACATACCCACCTTCTTCTGTATACCTTCACTGCCCACAGAGCCCGCCCAAGTTAAATGAACTCAGCTCAGACGCCAACAGAGAAAACACAGCGGCAGAGTCCGGATCTGAGTCCTCGTCCCAGGAAGCCACTCCTGAGAAAGGTAGGCCTTGGTCCTGTCCAGGAGGGTGGCCAGGGACACTGTGAACCCCAGCCCTGGGTGCTGGCATCCAGTTAGCAGAAGGGGGCTTGGCCAGCTTAGGACAGCCAGGCCCAGGCACTGCCTGGTGACCCAGAATGGGATGAGGTGTCTGTCCCCAACCGAGGCAGCTGAGGGGGTGCTCTTCAGCACCCTCAGAGGTCTCGCTATCTTCTGTTCTGCCCGGAGCCAGGAGAGTGGGAACTGGAGCTGTGCTGGCCGCTCCCAGCAGAGTCACAGGGTGCATTAGCAGGGTCCCCTGTGGGCCAAGGTGTGGCTCCCAGAGGCACTGGCCCCCTTGGGGTGTCCCATGAGGTACACCATCCCCCCCAACCAAGTCAGTAGTCAATGTCGTCTAGCTAATCACATTGCAGAGTCCCTGGCCGAGTCGGCAGCCGCCTACACCAAGGCGACAGCGCGGAAGTGCCTGCTAGAGAAGGTGGAGGTCATCACCGGGGAGGAGGCCGAGAGCAACGTGCTGCAGGTGAGTGCCTACCTGCTTGTGGTGCCGGGCGCTAGAGCCACACGGCCTGTCTCAGGACAAGTTAGAGACCTGAAACAGACACTTGTTCCTGCCGCCCCTTAGCAGCTGTGACTGTCTTGTCCCAGTGTCCTCCTCTTAGCCCAGACTTCACGGCCCTCCTGCCACGTCCCCACAGTCCTCCCCTCCTGGGACAGCAGGTCCAGGGCGGTAGGGCTCCATCTGCCCTTCATCCTTCCCCACGTACCCGAGTGTGTGTCTGTAAACCACAAACATGTGGCATTGGGGAGTTTTCTGTGGTACTGCTTATCCCTACTCAGATTCATTTTACTGTCAAGAGATGTTGACTTATGAAGATCTACAGACTTCTCTCTGTAAAGGGTCGCTTACGGTCTCTGTTGcacttttttaaacataaaacagcTTTGATGAGATACAGTGCACATACTATGAAATTCAccttttttaaagtgtacagttcagtggatTTTAGCACATTCAGAGAGTTGTACAAATGTCATCACTACTTTAGAACATTTTTGCCCCCAAAAAAGAAGCCTTATGCCCTTTGCCCTTCAGCAGTGATTTCCCcatccccccctcccccagcccctggcaaccacgaatcctctttttctctctgtggacGTGCCTGTTCTGGGTGTTTCGTGTCAGCAGACTCATACTGGGTTGTCTCTGGGGTTCGTCCCTGTTGGAGCATGTGTCAGAACCTCGTTCttcatgactgaatgactgtcCCCTGTACAAATGGACCATGGTTGCTCATCCCATCCCCTGTTGGTGGACACCTGCTTTGTTTCCACCCTGGGGGGATTAAGAATGATGCCCATGGACACTCACGTACAGCTTTCTCGGTGCACGCCTGCTTCACTCTTCTTGGGTAGATACTTACAAGTGGGATTTCTGGGCTGTGTGATAACTCCATGTTTAACACTTTAAAGGGCAGTTTTCCACAGCGGCTGCACCAGTTCCCATTCCCATCAGCAAGGTGTGAGGGTTCTGCTTTCTCCACATCTTCCAACACCTGTTTCATCTGTCCTTTGGTTACAACCATCCTAgtgagtgtgaagtggtatcacattgtggattttttttatttttatctttttatttacttggccgtgtcaggtcttagctgccctataacatgtaggatcttagttccccaaccaggggtgagCCCGTGTCCCCTGtgctggaagacagattcttaaccacaggaccaccagagaagtcccccacgttgtggttttgatttgcatttccatagtgatttttttttaatactcttctGAAAATGTAAAATCCATTCGAGCTTGAACGCAGGACAGAAAAGTGGCCAAGGCCAGATGTGTCCCCCGGGCCGTAGTTTGTTGAGCCTGGCGGTTCATGCACGCTCGCCTTGTGTTGCAGATCCAATGTAAGCTGTTTGTCTTTGACAAGACCTCGCAGTCGTGGGTGGAGAGAGGCCGGGGGCTGCTCAGACTTAACGACATGGCATCAACTGACGACGGGACGTTGCAGTCCCGACTAGGTGAGCTGTGGCCGGGTTCCCATGGAGGGCCTGGGGGATTCGGGGCCCCCGACGTGTGTCCATGGCCAGCCCTCAACCTGGGGGACCCATCCCACCCAGCCCAGAGGCTCCCACTACCAGTCCTTCTctgattctctttctgactgtgaaaatagataaaaagatTCAGCAgtttttgaacttatttttcGATAATAAAAGTGCCAGTTGTTTTATGgtaggaaaacaaagaaatcaaacatCAGCTAAAATTTCTTTATGAAAAAGGGAAATCCCTGCTGAGAACGTTTTGGTAGGTCTGTTCCTGCTCTGTGGCCCTTTTCTAAAGAAGTGGGGCGATCCTGTCTTGCTCTCTTCACTCTCTTTAGTGAGCGtgtttctttgttgttgcatTTGCCTTAAAACATGACTTAAAAAGTTCTTGAAAAACTTCCCATTAATATTCCACCGACTGAATAGCCATTTcccttttgatggacatttgggttcttAATTTTTCTTGGCTCATAAATAATGTTTCTTGTACCATTTT encodes:
- the RANBP3 gene encoding ran-binding protein 3 isoform X3, which translates into the protein MADLANEEKPAIAPPVFVFQKEKGQKSSAEQKDLSDSGEEPRGEAEAPHHGTGHPESAGEHALELPAPASALARAPEAQLLPFPRELAGRSAGGSSPEGGEDSDREDGNYCPPVKRERTSSLTQFPPSQSEEKSSGFRLKPPTLIHGQAPSAGLPSQKPKEQQRSVLRPAVLQAPQPKALSQTVPSSGTNGVSIPADCTGAATSALPDNPAQRSPSDETPALEEKSQRNESSNASEEENCEKKEQGAQQAFVFGQNLRDRVKLINENTEVADMENAGHPSSETPAATNYFLQYISSSLENATNSADAASSKFVFGQNMSERVLSPPKLNELSSDANRENTAAESGSESSSQEATPEKANHIAESLAESAAAYTKATARKCLLEKVEVITGEEAESNVLQIQCKLFVFDKTSQSWVERGRGLLRLNDMASTDDGTLQSRLVMRTQGSLRLILNTKLWAQMQMDKASEKSIRITAMDTEDQGVKVFLISASSKDTGQLYAALHHRILALRSRVEQEQEAKAPAPEPGTAPSNEDDSDDDDVLTPSGAPTGGAGDEGDGQTAGST
- the RANBP3 gene encoding ran-binding protein 3 isoform X6, whose amino-acid sequence is MADLANEEKPAIAPPVFVFQKEKGQKRSAGGSSPEGGEDSDREDGNYCPPVKRERTSSLTQFPPSQSVSKNNVFMPSTFCEPSAGNSDSEPEEKSSGFRLKPPTLIHGQAPSAGLPSQKPKEQQRSVLRPAVLQAPQPKALSQTVPSSGTNGVSIPADCTGAATSALPDNPAQRSPSDETPALEEKSQRNESSNASEEENCEKKEQGAQQAFVFGQNLRDRVKLINENTEVADMENAGHPSSETPAATNYFLQYISSSLENATNSADAASSKFVFGQNMSERVLSPPKLNELSSDANRENTAAESGSESSSQEATPEKANHIAESLAESAAAYTKATARKCLLEKVEVITGEEAESNVLQIQCKLFVFDKTSQSWVERGRGLLRLNDMASTDDGTLQSRLVMRTQGSLRLILNTKLWAQMQMDKASEKSIRITAMDTEDQGVKVFLISASSKDTGQLYAALHHRILALRSRVEQEQEAKAPAPEPGTAPSNEDDSDDDDVLTPSGAPTGGAGDEGDGQTAGST
- the RANBP3 gene encoding ran-binding protein 3 isoform X10; the encoded protein is MADLANEEKPAIAPPVFVFQKEKGQKRSAGGSSPEGGEDSDREDGNYCPPVKRERTSSLTQFPPSQSEEKSSGFRLKPPTLIHGQAPSAGLPSQKPKEQQRSVLRPAVLQAPQPKALSQTVPSSGTNGVSIPADCTGAATSALPDNPAQRSPSDETPALEEKSQRNESSNASEEENCEKKEQGAQQAFVFGQNLRDRVKLINENTEVADMENAGHPSSETPAATNYFLQYISSSLENATNSADAASSKFVFGQNMSERVLSPPKLNELSSDANRENTAAESGSESSSQEATPEKESLAESAAAYTKATARKCLLEKVEVITGEEAESNVLQIQCKLFVFDKTSQSWVERGRGLLRLNDMASTDDGTLQSRLVMRTQGSLRLILNTKLWAQMQMDKASEKSIRITAMDTEDQGVKVFLISASSKDTGQLYAALHHRILALRSRVEQEQEAKAPAPEPGTAPSNEDDSDDDDVLTPSGAPTGGAGDEGDGQTAGST
- the RANBP3 gene encoding ran-binding protein 3 isoform X8, with protein sequence MARVTPSQLRSAGGSSPEGGEDSDREDGNYCPPVKRERTSSLTQFPPSQSVSKNNVFMPSTFCEPSAGNSDSEPEEKSSGFRLKPPTLIHGQAPSAGLPSQKPKEQQRSVLRPAVLQAPQPKALSQTVPSSGTNGVSIPADCTGAATSALPDNPAQRSPSDETPALEEKSQRNESSNASEEENCEKKEQGAQQAFVFGQNLRDRVKLINENTEVADMENAGHPSSETPAATNYFLQYISSSLENATNSADAASSKFVFGQNMSERVLSPPKLNELSSDANRENTAAESGSESSSQEATPEKESLAESAAAYTKATARKCLLEKVEVITGEEAESNVLQIQCKLFVFDKTSQSWVERGRGLLRLNDMASTDDGTLQSRLVMRTQGSLRLILNTKLWAQMQMDKASEKSIRITAMDTEDQGVKVFLISASSKDTGQLYAALHHRILALRSRVEQEQEAKAPAPEPGTAPSNEDDSDDDDVLTPSGAPTGGAGDEGDGQTAGST
- the RANBP3 gene encoding ran-binding protein 3 isoform X11 translates to MPSTFCEPSAGNSDSEPEEKSSGFRLKPPTLIHGQAPSAGLPSQKPKEQQRSVLRPAVLQAPQPKALSQTVPSSGTNGVSIPADCTGAATSALPDNPAQRSPSDETPALEEKSQRNESSNASEEENCEKKEQGAQQAFVFGQNLRDRVKLINENTEVADMENAGHPSSETPAATNYFLQYISSSLENATNSADAASSKFVFGQNMSERVLSPPKLNELSSDANRENTAAESGSESSSQEATPEKANHIAESLAESAAAYTKATARKCLLEKVEVITGEEAESNVLQIQCKLFVFDKTSQSWVERGRGLLRLNDMASTDDGTLQSRLVMRTQGSLRLILNTKLWAQMQMDKASEKSIRITAMDTEDQGVKVFLISASSKDTGQLYAALHHRILALRSRVEQEQEAKAPAPEPGTAPSNEDDSDDDDVLTPSGAPTGGAGDEGDGQTAGST
- the RANBP3 gene encoding ran-binding protein 3 isoform X7, with protein sequence MADLANEEKPAIAPPVFVFQKEKGQKRSAGGSSPEGGEDSDREDGNYCPPVKRERTSSLTQFPPSQSVSKNNVFMPSTFCEPSAGNSDSEPEEKSSGFRLKPPTLIHGQAPSAGLPSQKPKEQQRSVLRPAVLQAPQPKALSQTVPSSGTNGVSIPADCTGAATSALPDNPAQRSPSDETPALEEKSQRNESSNASEEENCEKKEQGAQQAFVFGQNLRDRVKLINENTEVADMENAGHPSSETPAATNYFLQYISSSLENATNSADAASSKFVFGQNMSERVLSPPKLNELSSDANRENTAAESGSESSSQEATPEKESLAESAAAYTKATARKCLLEKVEVITGEEAESNVLQIQCKLFVFDKTSQSWVERGRGLLRLNDMASTDDGTLQSRLVMRTQGSLRLILNTKLWAQMQMDKASEKSIRITAMDTEDQGVKVFLISASSKDTGQLYAALHHRILALRSRVEQEQEAKAPAPEPGTAPSNEDDSDDDDVLTPSGAPTGGAGDEGDGQTAGST
- the RANBP3 gene encoding ran-binding protein 3 isoform X1, which encodes MADLANEEKPAIAPPVFVFQKEKGQKSSAEQKDLSDSGEEPRGEAEAPHHGTGHPESAGEHALELPAPASALARAPEAQLLPFPRELAGRSAGGSSPEGGEDSDREDGNYCPPVKRERTSSLTQFPPSQSVSKNNVFMPSTFCEPSAGNSDSEPEEKSSGFRLKPPTLIHGQAPSAGLPSQKPKEQQRSVLRPAVLQAPQPKALSQTVPSSGTNGVSIPADCTGAATSALPDNPAQRSPSDETPALEEKSQRNESSNASEEENCEKKEQGAQQAFVFGQNLRDRVKLINENTEVADMENAGHPSSETPAATNYFLQYISSSLENATNSADAASSKFVFGQNMSERVLSPPKLNELSSDANRENTAAESGSESSSQEATPEKANHIAESLAESAAAYTKATARKCLLEKVEVITGEEAESNVLQIQCKLFVFDKTSQSWVERGRGLLRLNDMASTDDGTLQSRLVMRTQGSLRLILNTKLWAQMQMDKASEKSIRITAMDTEDQGVKVFLISASSKDTGQLYAALHHRILALRSRVEQEQEAKAPAPEPGTAPSNEDDSDDDDVLTPSGAPTGGAGDEGDGQTAGST
- the RANBP3 gene encoding ran-binding protein 3 isoform X2, whose protein sequence is MADLANEEKPAIAPPVFVFQKEKGQKSSAEQKDLSDSGEEPRGEAEAPHHGTGHPESAGEHALELPAPASALARAPEAQLLPFPRELAGRSAGGSSPEGGEDSDREDGNYCPPVKRERTSSLTQFPPSQSVSKNNVFMPSTFCEPSAGNSDSEPEEKSSGFRLKPPTLIHGQAPSAGLPSQKPKEQQRSVLRPAVLQAPQPKALSQTVPSSGTNGVSIPADCTGAATSALPDNPAQRSPSDETPALEEKSQRNESSNASEEENCEKKEQGAQQAFVFGQNLRDRVKLINENTEVADMENAGHPSSETPAATNYFLQYISSSLENATNSADAASSKFVFGQNMSERVLSPPKLNELSSDANRENTAAESGSESSSQEATPEKESLAESAAAYTKATARKCLLEKVEVITGEEAESNVLQIQCKLFVFDKTSQSWVERGRGLLRLNDMASTDDGTLQSRLVMRTQGSLRLILNTKLWAQMQMDKASEKSIRITAMDTEDQGVKVFLISASSKDTGQLYAALHHRILALRSRVEQEQEAKAPAPEPGTAPSNEDDSDDDDVLTPSGAPTGGAGDEGDGQTAGST
- the RANBP3 gene encoding ran-binding protein 3 isoform X4; this translates as MADLANEEKPAIAPPVFVFQKEKGQKSSAEQKDLSDSGEEPRGEAEAPHHGTGHPESAGEHALELPAPASALARAPEAQLLPFPRELAGRSAGGSSPEGGEDSDREDGNYCPPVKRERTSSLTQFPPSQSEEKSSGFRLKPPTLIHGQAPSAGLPSQKPKEQQRSVLRPAVLQAPQPKALSQTVPSSGTNGVSIPADCTGAATSALPDNPAQRSPSDETPALEEKSQRNESSNASEEENCEKKEQGAQQAFVFGQNLRDRVKLINENTEVADMENAGHPSSETPAATNYFLQYISSSLENATNSADAASSKFVFGQNMSERVLSPPKLNELSSDANRENTAAESGSESSSQEATPEKESLAESAAAYTKATARKCLLEKVEVITGEEAESNVLQIQCKLFVFDKTSQSWVERGRGLLRLNDMASTDDGTLQSRLVMRTQGSLRLILNTKLWAQMQMDKASEKSIRITAMDTEDQGVKVFLISASSKDTGQLYAALHHRILALRSRVEQEQEAKAPAPEPGTAPSNEDDSDDDDVLTPSGAPTGGAGDEGDGQTAGST